ggtaaacacagtcaacgaatggcggaaggagcattcatatgttatgcagtgtcttaggagagatactctagatttagcattcatctacagctacggtaactgttgtgtttaaatagcggttaacctttccttttccttacgtactcagggcatgcaataccaatcagataacaactgaagctagactccatgttacacttactaaaatgggattcctaggttgatataaactacctttttctggggagtatatactacgagttggactactggtttagatcttgaaggtctttgtttaccggatccaagttctcttgtgcttttcatgaccatcatgttaagtgcattaagtatagtggtatccagcgtatatttgaaaaaccaacatttgtatacaagctgtacgaatatcatgacattcactttggtagtcgccttcttaatgttagtctgtacggaatacttaggactatctctttatattaatgataatgcatttggtaatggacttttcatcttaactggtatacattttagccatgttattgttggagctatccttgtattcttcactcaaagtatctatagttctttagttacttacatgcctacaagctctataatgctaagcaaatctaaaggtatgttatgcaagatctttacagaaccattcactattttatatctacacttgtagaaaccatgtggatattaatccacattacattctatctctaaatcatataacggtcgtaaggtacgccggggataacaggtcagataatattgggagttctaatcctcggattgtatcagcacctccatgtcggctcattactcccttgttattgaacaagattcagttaggaacgctagttcaccgtcagatgtaatacgtgagctgggttaagaacgtctggagacagtttgttccctatctaccatattatctaattggtttaattttcttacaaacggcttttggtttgattgaattatcgcacccagataactccataccagtgaaccggtttgtaactccgcttcatatcgtacctgaatggtactttttagcatattatgcggtgttaaaagtaatcccatccaaaaccggtggtttgttagtatttatgttatcaacatgtcaatgaaatatcaacaacgatgaaacttatttggttaacataacaacatagaaggtaaagctggattacgttcaaactttacactggatacgtttcaatgttaacttactaaataccatgggagcgaagagaatctaatatgtaactccgttcatggaaatcaaaagagctttcacgctatctctagtgcctgtcgagtcgctcaaggaagatttgatcctgtatatgatttaagggatgtaaaggtgctcagggtctaaccgtcgggccatctggatcctcatattcaaagataattctatttaagaaagttttagataaacgacatgtgaagagtcggaccaactttcacgcacgacgataattacccgacaaggatttacctacctttggaccgtcataatacagccgccgtttacattttactgcaccggcagggattatatactatacctctacagtggtattagcagtatctagtgttgatgtacaacagacgctctccttgttccactacctaacctattgttccagatattaaggaatgtacgcttcatataactacacaacgttatgccaagaaggataccagattaccctgattattTGTTATATttacatggtgttcaattggttctatatccacaatagttatcatctaactatgctctgctaatgcacttaacatgatggtcatgaaaagcacaagagaacttggatccggtaaacaaagaccttcaagatctaaaccagtagtccaactcgtagtatatactccccagaaaaaggtagtttatatcaacctaggaatcccattttagtaagtgtaacatggagtctagcttcagttgttatctgattggtattgcatgcctggtgacttagaatatgtgggagcacagttccctgggtatccaatccagtgctctgccttgggcattactaacccacagttcaaccctcCAGTAGAcagtttatat
The sequence above is drawn from the Besnoitia besnoiti strain Bb-Ger1 chromosome Unknown contig00062, whole genome shotgun sequence genome and encodes:
- a CDS encoding uncharacterized protein (encoded by transcript BESB_070100) translates to MSAHYSLVIEQDSFVPYLPYYLIGLIFLQTAFGLIELSHPDNSIPVNRFVTPLHIVPEWYFLAYYAVLKVIPSKTGGLLVFMLSTCQ